A genomic window from Anguilla rostrata isolate EN2019 chromosome 14, ASM1855537v3, whole genome shotgun sequence includes:
- the LOC135239948 gene encoding uncharacterized protein LOC135239948: MRPVQMELLLLGKSDLSRRREELRNFRHCIRRLGRHIQSSARKFCKLSDREVWEANLWEYACLYTVFDRLQLRILYRNSRRNFNSFKTTYEKLRFNFLATQLLIGSCDLQQLYGAWHLCGACICPDCRLTSLNCTPQNGQVQREMSGDDARPDSGQGPSKTAVSRAMHHGCCSPDTQGHSLWNTSRPNTEGASMDSLKQRCTE; the protein is encoded by the exons ATGAGACCGGTGCAAATGGAGTTGCTGCTCCTGGGAAAGAGCGACCTTTCTAGGCGGCGCGAAGAACTGCGGAATTTCCGTCACTGCATCAGAAGGTTGGGGCGTCACATCCAATCCAGCGCGAGGAAATTCTGCAAGCTGTCGGACAGGGAGGTCTGGGAGGC CAACCTGTGGGAGTACGCCTGCCTCTACACCGTGTTTGACAGGCTGCAGCTCCGGATCCTGTACAGAAACAGCCGCAGGAATTTCAACAGCTTCAAG ACAACCTACGAGAAGCTTCGCTTCAATTTCCTGGCAActcagctgctgattggctcctgtGACCTCCAGCAGCTCTATGGGGCCTGGCACCTGTGCGGAGCCTGCATCTGCCCTGACTGCAGGCTGACATCATTGAACTGCACACCTCAGAACGGGCAGGTGCAgagggaaatgagtggggatGATGCCAGGCCAGATAGTGGACAAGGCCCATCAAAAACTGCAGTGAGCAGAGCAATGCACCATGGGTGCTGTAGTCCAGACACACAAGGACACAGTCTATGGAATACAAGCAGGCCAAACACAGAGGGAGCCAGCATGGACTCTCTGAAACAAAG ATGCACCGAGTAA